From Chrysemys picta bellii isolate R12L10 chromosome 1, ASM1138683v2, whole genome shotgun sequence:
CATCGACACAAGCAATCCAAACTTCTTCTTGAAATTGGGGtttcagaaggaaaataaaactgGTTTCTTTATTCAAGGAATAAGTGAAGCCTTTAAACATAGGAGTTTCTGCCTATTTCTTAGGTTTGTCTGCAGCTAAAAGCTACCCCACAACTGACAATGTTTCTGCATTAAAGGGACCCAAAATTGGAATAGCAGGCCAGGAATAAGGTGCATTGGCAGACACGCACTAGAAGGAGGTGAGGTAAATCAGAATTGTGGTTCTCTGGAGAGCCATACGAAGAAGCTTGCACAGTACCTGCATGAACTAGGCCTCGTTCTAGCTGATAGCCTTCCCTCCCATGAGCACCAAATtaaacagaaaaggaagaaatgCATTCATTATTAAATTGCAAAATCTTATGGGGGAGATCCTCAGTTGTATAAATTGTCATAACTCCAGTGATTTCAAGTTACTGAGTGAGGTTCTCTGGCTTGTTTTATGAAGGAAGTtcaactagatgatcataatggtcccttctggactgaAAATGTATTAATCTATGAATGGAGCTCTGACCATTTATACTAATTGAGGATCTGCCTTTAACACTCAGCCCAAAGTGTCATAAACTACaaacaaagcaaataaaataaaacccccaAATTCTGAAGGACTGTTTAGTATTACAAAGTGCTTGtttataaaaaaagaaatctttatTCTGATCTTTGGTTTAAAAATCTTTGGGGGACCAAATTTGTTAAAGCCAAAGAGACTCATTAGTGTGCACAAAAATGCCTACATTTGTACAAGTAATTATCATGATTTACATATGGCCAGTTAGGTATGCTGCTAATTAATTGTACAGACATCTGATGCAATAAATGTTATCTTTGTATGTGCATTTAACACTGTATTATTTCATATATTAATGCAGAACAACAATAACCAAGCAAATCAAATGTTAAGAGTGAAACATACAAGTTACTTTGGAACCAATAGTCAACATGTCAATGAAACAATAAACATGCCAAAAATACCTAAGTGTGGAACCaatataggccagatcctcagtcttAGTCCTATCTCCTTTGTGTCATGGATGGAGCTGCCTTAACAGGGTGAATAGGGATTCCTTCTGTACTGAGTGGTACAAAACCATCTTAGTGACACCCTCTCCTGCCCGTACCCACACTGTAAAGGGGGCATGCCAAGTCAGGATGAGGTGTGGCTAGATTGTGTTGTGCTCCAGTGATCCTGAACAGGTGGAGTAGCCACTAGGAGTCTATTCCAGCCAGTGCCAGAGAATAAATGAGACCCCAGCTATTCCCTGGATCAAAGGCTCAGAAAAGTGGTAGAAAGCTATCTATGATTTCCCCATCCTTAGCAGAACTCAGGTATACATGATAATCTAGTCCAGTATTTCTAATAATGTTTTGCCACAGAAAACAGAATCATGGATATTACTGCAGCTATAGCAAAGGATATTGTAATACCATAGTCTGTATGAAGCACTCTCTACCTTCTTGGGTTCTGTACCCTTGTTTCCTATCTCCACAGAGGATCCTAAATCTTTAGggacattttctttcttcttttccttttgaTCTTCCTCTTTGGAGACCCTTTCTGAAATGGGGACTCTCCCTTTAGACAGCTGTTCTTCTATCTTCCTGCTCAGCTCTTCTTTGGTCAGGCTTGTTCCTGGGATCAGGACATCTTCTGGTTGTGCTCTGTTCACTGTGGGCCTGATGGGCACCCAGGCTCCAAGGCAGCAATGGCAAAGTGAGGAACATCCAGAGCTGCAGTTAGGACATGACTGAATCTGTGTGGAACCCTGCCAGCAAACTGGATCTAAGTGATCCTGTCTGCCATGCCCTGAAGCTCTGTAACCAGGTGTCACAATGTAGGGATAGTCTGAGCTTGAGTCCACCAACATTTGCCTGGCTACTAATGGCATCTGAAGTTCCAGGATGATGCGTTCACTTAGGGGCAGAGGGATCCTTAGAGCTAAATCAGAGGACACCTTCTTAGTCTGACCATTCCAGAAATTCACCAGCACTCCGCTGTTTTCACTGGCTACAAATAGAAATAAATGACAAACAGTACTTTAGAAGCATGCCAAAAATATGCCTGATTGACATCTTGGAGACCTGGAGATGAAACAAGATCTTGTACTATAGAAAGCAGGGAAAGATTTTGTAACCATTTAAAAGTGGTTTTGCTTTATATATTTAGGATTCACACTAATCTCTTTCAAACGTACTGAGAAGACAATGGGTAAAATCCcgtcttcactgaagtcaatacaaaactcccactgacttcagtgaggccaggatttcacccaatatgcATCTGGAGAGTAGCCTAAATCATCTGGGTACCTAAGAGGCCCCagaacttttttttctctttatgttAGAAGTGGTATCACCTGGCTCCACAACAGATTAAATGCTTTCGAAGTCCCCATTCATAAAGCAGCCCTACAGCTTGATTCATGGAGCAGCACTAGATTCTGGCACTGAACAGGAAAAGGTTACTTAGCCGCACTGAAAGGAAAAGAGAAGGGTTGAAGAGGGAAAGCAAATTACAGATTGTATGCTCCTTGCGGCAGACACTGCTTTCCTctctgtacagtgtctagcacacttCAAGGTGCTACTCCAATATAAATAACAATAGGAAAAAATGTACTGTACCTAACTGtgcttcactgctctctgcagctTTTAGTACAGTGCCTGGGCCATATCGTTCACCTTTAGCCTCCCATGGTGCCAAGACTCTGTCTCCTGGAGCTAGTGGCTGTCGCCTGGCATCTTCATAGTGGATAATGTCATAGAGGGGTGTTTCTTGCATGCGAAACTGTACCTTGCCTTTCAGCAACCGACTTCTCTCAAACTCGATTAAAAAACGTTCCCTGGAGCCCTGCAGGATTAAACCGTGCAGTATGCAAGGTGAGTCCCACAAATGGCCAAACACAGGGGCTAGGGGCTGCTAACACTAGGGAGGGGGAACTGGCAGAAATTCCAAGAAATAGCACATGGTCAGAGAATCCATTGAACCTAGAACACTCATTTTTTTACTCTGTTCTGTCCACGTTTGTCTTTAAGGGTAGTTAAAGAGCTTGAAGACCATAGCGGATTGCCAGGTAAAGCCCTCCCCTTCCTTCACTCTTGGATCTTGCAAGTAATGTGTTCACTGGGGATGAGCAGCACAACTGCCATGCTAAGGAAGACCTCTATCACCCCAGTCGGTGGAAAAAGGGTAGCCAAGACAGACTGCTTTTGGCTGCCTGTTCAGTTACATAGTAATAAAGGGGAAAATAAAATGGTAAAATGCTCCCAATGCCATAATTTTTACTGCTTTAATTTGAGCATCCACTATAGGAGTGGGGAGTAATTCAGGTAGTTCCTCTGCTCCGCAAGTGGCAAATTGTTGGGAAAGGTCAATGTTAAATTCTACAAGTGCCAAGAAGCcaacatccttttctcctgtttttcccAAAACAGTCGGTTTCCCTGCTGATTAAAACGAGAGAGGGCATGGTCTTTTCCACTATTGGGGTAGGTCACAGAGTTAACAATGGTGATATAGAGCAGCTATTTCAGCCAGCCTGCCCCCTAGTATCCTCATCCTGAACTCAGACACATCATCTTGCAAAATGTTTGATTTCCACTGGCCCAGATAAAATAATCTCTGAAGGTCTTTGATAGCATCTTCCTTTTCCCTCACAAAACAATGACTTATATTAACTGTATTGGGGATTTCATACGGGGAGTGATTGCACATTCGAATGATATCAACGCTTTGCAATAGTCACATTTGTTTAATTTAAGTGATCCTTAGCTCAAACCCTGGTTCTTTACCCAGCTTTTCCTTGTATGGCTATGAAATACTCAGTTGACCATAAAAGGTTGCTGATTGCACATTTCCAATGAGAAGAAAGCCAAGGAGGCCTGAGATTATGTCATCTTAAAAACCAAACACAATTCATACCAATGGAATTCTTCAGTAAGCATTCCCTTCTTCAGAAAACCTGTCTTTAGTTGATAACTACAGAGATTGGCTCCATAACAAAAGCATTTTTGTTCACTTTTGTTATACAAAGGCCAGGCCCTCTGAACAAAGAGCACTGTAATGGCATATTCTGGCCCTTGTGTCATACTCCCCCAGAAGGGGAAGTCTTGGGAGCCAGGCCACTCCATGGCAGGTGATCTGCTGCAAATAGAGACCCAGGGAACAACAGAGGCTGCCACTGAGAGAGAGGGGAGtcgaaaaaacccaccccagcagagATGCCTATGGAGGAAGGGATCCAGGAGAGGGGCCTTTTTAGTTTGTTCAGTTTTTTTGGCAAGCATTGTTTAGCTGCTAGACTTTCATGCCAGCTTGGATGGAGCTGGGTGAAGGCAATATAAACGACTTGCTGGCTGTGACTGGCTCTGAATGACAACTTGTGGCATTCACCAAAAATGTGTGTCCTTCTGATTGCAGGATTCCTTGCTGTAAACAGCTAAGAGTCATTGAAAAGCAAAGAACAACATAATTAGGAAGCCCCAGATACCAGCTTATGCCAAGGACCTCAAGCCTCAGCGGAACACTAACGAATACATTACTGGAACCattctggctcacctgtgtgtaaACAGGCATTAGAATTATAAAAATgtgcttagtgtttagactttattgaatgcttgtaagctgctgcatgtattaatctcacttctaacatctgtatcccatattgtaaggtaatatttaagcatTTGTATTATAAGTCTCTGTGACTGTGTAAGTCACCAGACAGGAGACATTAATTAGTGTAAAAGTGCTAATCTCCAACAGAAGATGTTATGTCCTGTCTCAAAAGAAAGGCCCAGGTGAACTATTGTGAAACATCAGAGAGGATAAAAGAGTTTTGTTGATTGCTCTCCTCCCTCTGATGAAAAGGAGTCATGCAAGTGATTTCCTTTCATCAGCTGAGTTTTCAGTTCAAAACACGTGAAGAAGAAGCAAATAAAATGCCATAACAGGGAGGAACTGTATCTTTATATTGCTTGGACTCTGAGTGGCAAGAattactaagcataagcaaaagatcctcagtgcttagcctgggttatccctaaaggacatatagagcttgcttattatggaagcttctattactttttaaaacttaagattggaactcatttgtgtgtatatatgcttacctgctttaaccttgtaaataactcttgtttccttttcctatataataaatctttagatagtttgtTATAGGATTGGCTGCAAGTGtcgtctttggtgtgagatctaaagtgcaattgacctaGGGCAAGTGACTGGTTCTTTGGGACTGAGAGTAACCTGACTTCTATtgctgtgatctttggtgtaagggaccatcgaTCACAAAAGTAAGCTTACCTGGGTGGTGAGATACATCAGAGTACTCAAGGGGACTGtctgcctgaggagtttacacttgacaATTGATTAGTGACATCTAcatatagaactcacaaccagtttggggtttgtgccctgtttcCTAACAATCTGCCCTGAGCTTGATTCCTACCATTGTGAGCCACTGCAGGACATCTTGATACCCatccagcaagagagagagagatggggtagCCAAAGGAGACCCACCCTAGCGAAACCCCAGGTGAGGAATAGGGAGAAACATCACATGTGACCCAAGGAGGAATCATTTACAACCATCATTTACATTAACGACTTACCTTCACCTCTTGGGCAATGTGGCCCAGATAATAATATCCATCAGTCTCTCTCCTAGCCAGGACTCGGGCCCCTCTCAGCAAATGGGGAGCCTCTGGGGACCAGTCCATTAAATCTCCCTTTGTCAAGGTTGTCAGAGGTATCCTAGGAGAATTTGCACAGACGTACACAGGAAAGCTGTGGAAACAGGATAGTGGTATGTTCTAGGAAGGGATGAAGATTCTCACAGTAGATAATGCAGATTTCTTCAATTTATGAAAATTAAAGACAAAGAAAATCCACCCAAAACTGGGGTGGTTTCCCAGTTGTTTCCATCACTGGGTTATCAAATTGAGCTACTATGCTAATGGTTCTGGCAGTCCCATGCTCCACATTTTGGACTTACTGTGCTTTGGGAATACCCATCAGCAGAGAACAAGAGGGGTATTTACTGATAGCATTGCAACAGTGGATGCTTGAGGTGCATCCTGGGTTTACCTGGAAAACAGGGAAGAGAAGCAGAAAATTAAACTAATTTCTGAATGAAGCCATAAACCCATAAACcagttattttatatttaaagctTCAATTCACACTCAAACAAAATTCAGCAATCTACCTTGGTTCTTAACCACACCCCTCAATGTATATGAGCTCTTATAAGTGTGCTATAGTTGATTTCTGCCATTTCAAGCAATCTAAAGGTTTAAAAGGAGGAACATTAAGAGActagaaaataaatacaaaataaaccaAAGCTGTGAACATGTGGTAGCTAAATCATCATCTGTTTCTTTAGTCAGTGTCCAAGTGCCCTACATAACCCTTTTATTAAGATGTGGTCCACACTGTGGAAAAAATCTGTGAAAACCTATGCTAGACAAATGCTAAGTGTTATTAATATTTTGCTTACTAAATGCACTGCTTAACAGTACCGTTATTTTTTTAGAAGGACAATATTCAATGTTACCTGCTGACGGTGATCCAAATAGCAATGGGATGTCTAAAAAGATATTTGGACCTACTGTAGCCATCACTGCTGCACAAACAGCTAGCATGGTAAATGTGAAATGAATTGGCAGGAGTAAGGTATACTTTCTTTGCAAGGGCTTCCTCCAGGATCTCCATTTCCTTCCCCGATACCACGGTCTCTCCTTTCAAAAGCTGAAATCAGTTCATTTGAAAGCCTATCTACACCACTTCAGAGGCCAAATTCAGGTTTGCACCTATGTATATCTAAATTTGAACCCTAATACTGGTCTCAGGTATTGTTGTTCAAGAGCAGTATGAGATGCTCCTTTCCCCCTGAGGTAGAGCATACTGCATGCACTACACTCCCAAGTATGAGTCTAAAGCTGTGAGTGCTACAGAAAGGGAGAGAGTACTCAGAACAACTGTGTGCATGTGCAATCTtcacagggggggggggagagatagctcagtggtttgagcattggcctgctaaacccagggttgtgagttcaatccttgagggggccacttggggatctggagcaaaatcagtacttggtcctactcatgaaggcagggggctggactcaatgacctttcaaggtcccttccagttctaagagatgggttatctccattatttattattcaaaTTTCTGACATAATCTTTAACAGAGACTCTgaatgtatttcctttttttattcaCAGGAAGCTCTGTTTGCAGGTAGCCAGACAAAATATGTACTGGCCACCTTTCTAGAGAAAAATTTTCCTCTGCCCTAGCTCTGGTTTTGTGAAATTTTGTTTATGTGGACTGGGATTACCAAAAATGCATTTAATCTAAAACTGCTGTTATTGACTTACCTCTTCTGAAGCTCTAGAAGGGTGCAGGGTGATCACCTGAAAGGATCCTCCAGACTGTTTGGCTACTTTCTCCATTTCTTTTTGTGTGCTGCTTTCACAGTCACCTGGCTTTTCTACCAAGTACACAGTGTGCACTGGGCGTTCCTCGCCAGTCTCTGCAAGAAGGCTACagatttcctctgaagcactctCAGAGAGTGCATCAGTGACCAAGTATACCACCTGGCAGGTGGGATCTTCAAATGCCATAGCCAAAGCACTCACAGCATCTGCACCATTCCCACACTGCAGAGCTCTAATCCAGGCAGTTGCTTCAATGATGTTACTGAGTGAACATTTGACCAAACTAGTGCACCATTTTACCACCTGTACAAAAGCCAAAATATGTAACCAAACACAATAAACATCTATTAAGCAAATATTTTATaacacagaattttttaaaaaattgatagaCCTGAGAAATGGGTTAGCTAGTTGATATTTTGGTAAATGGTCTGACATATGTGAGATCCGGGACTTGATTCTCAGCCTGCTCATCCTCTGGGATGGAGAAGGGAGTTTCTCACATCTTGCAATACAATTGCTCTAGTCAGTTAAGATCTGATGGGCTCTAAACTTTCTGGAGAAGAAACCGGGGTGCCATTCTATGGACTTTAAGGGTGAGGGGAGTTTTGAGGCTCCCAACAGGGTTGTAGAGGATTTCTTTGGAGGAAGATGGAAGGAGAATACAATGAATTTATCACCCATCAAGGGCTGTGGTAGAAAGCCAGAAATTTCCCTGGTTAAAAATGAAAAGGAATGTCAGTCTTATGATGGTGTCTTATGAGACTCTCTGTGTAATCACAGATTCCAAAGCCCAAGTTTATTGCTGTCTACCTCCACCTCATGTTTTTCTGTGTACCATCTGTATAACTCAGTATGGTAACTGTGAGCTGACTGATTTTAGTCAATACGCTAGATTACTCTAACTCCCTCTGTTCTAGAGTTATTTCAGTCATGGACAGAGAGAAAAGACCAAATCTAAGTGATGTTATGAAGGGAAAAACAGCAAGTTTTGGACATGTCCTGGCTGTGTTGGGCTAGAGAGAAGGAAGAGTCAAAGATCATATCACATTATGGGGCTGGAATGACAGGAAGGATGGTACTGTTAACAATAGTGACAGATAGTGGGAAGAGAGGTCAGAAGTTCAGTTTTGGCTATATTAAGCTTAAATTGTTGGTGAGACATCCAAGAGAAGATGTCAGAGAGATGGGTTCCATGTTCCCTCAACTAAAGGAAGATATGGTGATAGGGCAGCAGGAAAATCATCTTTCACTATTCTAGAAGAGGACCACATGGATGGGCAAAGTGTGAAAGGGATGATGAGGACCAGGCAATAAGGAAGCAAGTGTAAGGAAGCATGCATGAAAGATCCCAAGGCATCTACCAGCAAATCCCACCCCTTTCCATTTGTTCCCAGAGCTCAGAAGTCAACATTGCTACTGCATGAGAATGCTCTTCCAGATTTTGGAGTATTACCATGAAAATGTGTGGACCAACCATCACACTTGATGTTAGAATTCCTTTATTTGACACTGCCACAACTGTCAGCTCTCAAACAGGAGCAGGATatacccaggccagctgtggaaCCAAGTACTCAAAACACAAGAAATTATACTATGAGGAATAATCCtatgctggcagggagagggactGGGTAATCCGCTAGGCATTTTCCAACCCTATTATACTTATTTCACCCCACTGGGGACCATTAACTTGTTACAGCCACCTCACCTGGCAGAGATTACACTAGTTAATTGCTATAATTCAAACACAGCAACAATGATAAGCATTGTTTCCATTGATGTCACCTTTCTTATAAAATCTTAACCCTTTGCCCAGCAATGGCTGTGTTGGCATTACCTTGCTGGCAAAACTTATGATGTTGAATGTGGACTCTGTTGGACTGTTGGCCATCGAGAAGAGAGTCTTTATGAGATGCTCCTTCAGAAAATCCTGCTTGGAGGACATGCCTTCCAACATACTGACCACAAAGGTGACATTCTGGTCTTGGAGATCACCAAACAAAGGTAAGGTGGCACCGCAGGGATGAGAAAGCACCGACATGGCCAAAGCACAAAGACAACCAGCTGCAAAACAAACAGACCATTTATGAAAAGCTTCTTAAAACTGACTTTACAAAGGGCTTGTGGTACAAGGTGAATCCAATCTATTCCCAATATCTGTGCTAAATTAGCAGTTATATGTCACTCAGTGTGTTTACTTTCCCATAGTTCTCCAACTGCTTTAAAAACACACACCcaaagctttgtctacactacagcatctGATCCCAGTAGCAGGATGCATCATGTAGGCACTCAGATGAATGAGCTTGCACCAACTACAGCATCACCCTTAGAACTTGTAGAGAGTAATTTTCACAGACTGTTGGCCAGCAGACATCAGCTGTAGCATCAATTTGTGTGTGGATGCAATGTCACTTCCCATTAACTCAGGGATATTACAGTTAACTTATCACTCTCTCATGCAgataaaagccttttaaaaacaattcccaTTGGTG
This genomic window contains:
- the LOC101944303 gene encoding uncharacterized protein LOC101944303 isoform X7; this translates as MTPPAGPSRPPVHQCHLPVWRRERDLPTTAALIGLSPSWDIPTVTTEGGKRDRDNPTASTCDGDPYPKWCPPGPSNAEKRHPYAGCLCALAMSVLSHPCGATLPLFGDLQDQNVTFVVSMLEGMSSKQDFLKEHLIKTLFSMANSPTESTFNIISFASKVVKWCTSLVKCSLSNIIEATAWIRALQCGNGADAVSALAMAFEDPTCQVVYLVTDALSESASEEICSLLAETGEERPVHTVYLVEKPGDCESSTQKEMEKVAKQSGGSFQVITLHPSRASEEVNPGCTSSIHCCNAISKYPSCSLLMGIPKAHFPVYVCANSPRIPLTTLTKGDLMDWSPEAPHLLRGARVLARRETDGYYYLGHIAQEVKGSRERFLIEFERSRLLKGKVQFRMQETPLYDIIHYEDARRQPLAPGDRVLAPWEAKGERYGPGTVLKAAESSEAQLASENSGVLVNFWNGQTKKVSSDLALRIPLPLSERIILELQMPLVARQMLVDSSSDYPYIVTPGYRASGHGRQDHLDPVCWQGSTQIQSCPNCSSGCSSLCHCCLGAWVPIRPTVNRAQPEDVLIPGTSLTKEELSRKIEEQLSKGRVPISERVSKEEDQKEKKKENVPKDLGSSVEIGNKGTEPKKSPQKEMTSTRLMGGARAMVDIAVHPDTCLMEPMHDDKEDSRHYGADPDSLQKNEPALFQSSMIEAPAQHPPRNPPVKAHAFSTSSLQAMFDRVDQSLKKDRLTIESVLRIQRPHSAPSTQKSVTKGATQESLRMMNFNTARIEHRRQQEELRQQKREQKQEAEGLKCQLMRDSRRERSLQRTLQSLEKQLEYNNMACQHMAKLQTARAERSRKESSLQEEEKRKECQRLQFLKAQHLQREELQAEYNQRNYDQDKKRIC
- the LOC101944303 gene encoding uncharacterized protein LOC101944303 isoform X9, yielding MRRSATLMKKAPHSAGDGSVHGVWLPGNGILNCRFRQASRSPAGCLCALAMSVLSHPCGATLPLFGDLQDQNVTFVVSMLEGMSSKQDFLKEHLIKTLFSMANSPTESTFNIISFASKVNPGCTSSIHCCNAISKYPSCSLLMGIPKAHFPVYVCANSPRIPLTTLTKGDLMDWSPEAPHLLRGARVLARRETDGYYYLGHIAQEVKGSRERFLIEFERSRLLKGKVQFRMQETPLYDIIHYEDARRQPLAPGDRVLAPWEAKGERYGPGTVLKAAESSEAQLASENSGVLVNFWNGQTKKVSSDLALRIPLPLSERIILELQMPLVARQMLVDSSSDYPYIVTPGYRASGHGRQDHLDPVCWQGSTQIQSCPNCSSGCSSLCHCCLGAWVPIRPTVNRAQPEDVLIPGTSLTKEELSRKIEEQLSKGRVPISERVSKEEDQKEKKKENVPKDLGSSVEIGNKGTEPKKSPQKEMTSTRLMGGARAMVDIAVHPDTCLMEPMHDDKEDSRHYGADPDSLQKNEPALFQSSMIEAPAQHPPRNPPVKAHAFSTSSLQAMFDRVDQSLKKDRLTIESVLRIQRPHSAPSTQIRKPRNRTKSVTKGATQESLRMMNFNTARIEHRRQQEELRQQKREQKQEAEGLKCQLMRDSRRERSLQRTLQSLEKQLEYNNMACQHMAKLQTARAERSRKESSLQEEEKRKECQRLQFLKAQHLQREELQAEYNQRNYDQDKKRQDMLRSRMQSRQETLEREIQEQDTQQRKREDAKWRAFQNRDHFQQKLEKECQKHYHLQQYLREQKLLMLRASLLS
- the LOC101944303 gene encoding uncharacterized protein LOC101944303 isoform X5; this translates as MRRSATLMKKAPHSAGDGSVHGVWLPGNGILNCRFRQASRSPAGCLCALAMSVLSHPCGATLPLFGDLQDQNVTFVVSMLEGMSSKQDFLKEHLIKTLFSMANSPTESTFNIISFASKVVKWCTSLVKCSLSNIIEATAWIRALQCGNGADAVSALAMAFEDPTCQVVYLVTDALSESASEEICSLLAETGEERPVHTVYLVEKPGDCESSTQKEMEKVAKQSGGSFQVITLHPSRASEEVNPGCTSSIHCCNAISKYPSCSLLMGIPKAHFPVYVCANSPRIPLTTLTKGDLMDWSPEAPHLLRGARVLARRETDGYYYLGHIAQEVKGSRERFLIEFERSRLLKGKVQFRMQETPLYDIIHYEDARRQPLAPGDRVLAPWEAKGERYGPGTVLKAAESSEAQLASENSGVLVNFWNGQTKKVSSDLALRIPLPLSERIILELQMPLVARQMLVDSSSDYPYIVTPGYRASGHGRQDHLDPVCWQGSTQIQSCPNCSSGCSSLCHCCLGAWVPIRPTVNRAQPEDVLIPGTSLTKEELSRKIEEQLSKGRVPISERVSKEEDQKEKKKENVPKDLGSSVEIGNKGTEPKKSPQKEMTSTRLMGGARAMVDIAVHPDTCLMEPMHDDKEDSRHYGADPDSLQKNEPALFQSSMIEAPAQHPPRNPPVKAHAFSTSSLQAMFDRVDQSLKKDRLTIESVLRIQRPHSAPSTQIRKPRNRTKSVTKGATQESLRMMNFNTARIEHRRQQEELRQQKREQKQEAEGLKCQLMRDSRRERSLQRTLQSLEKQLEYNNMACQHMAKLQTARAERSRKESSLQEEEKRKECQRLQFLKAQHLQREELQAEYNQRNYDQDKKRQDMLRSRMQSRQETLEREIQEQDTQQRKREDAKWRAFQNRDHFQQKLEKECQKHYHLQQYLREQKLLMLRASLLS
- the LOC101944303 gene encoding uncharacterized protein LOC101944303 isoform X2; amino-acid sequence: MTPPAGPSRPPVHQCHLPVWRRERDLPTTAALIGLSPSWDIPTVTTEGGKRDRDNPTASTCDGDPYPKWCPPGPSNAEKRHPYAGCLCALAMSVLSHPCGATLPLFGDLQDQNVTFVVSMLEGMSSKQDFLKEHLIKTLFSMANSPTESTFNIISFASKVVKWCTSLVKCSLSNIIEATAWIRALQCGNGADAVSALAMAFEDPTCQVVYLVTDALSESASEEICSLLAETGEERPVHTVYLVEKPGDCESSTQKEMEKVAKQSGGSFQVITLHPSRASEEVNPGCTSSIHCCNAISKYPSCSLLMGIPKAHFPVYVCANSPRIPLTTLTKGDLMDWSPEAPHLLRGARVLARRETDGYYYLGHIAQEVKGSRERFLIEFERSRLLKGKVQFRMQETPLYDIIHYEDARRQPLAPGDRVLAPWEAKGERYGPGTVLKAAESSEAQLASENSGVLVNFWNGQTKKVSSDLALRIPLPLSERIILELQMPLVARQMLVDSSSDYPYIVTPGYRASGHGRQDHLDPVCWQGSTQIQSCPNCSSGCSSLCHCCLGAWVPIRPTVNRAQPEDVLIPGTSLTKEELSRKIEEQLSKGRVPISERVSKEEDQKEKKKENVPKDLGSSVEIGNKGTEPKKSPQKEMTSTRLMGGARAMVDIAVHPDTCLMEPMHDDKEDSRHYGADPDSLQKNEPALFQSSMIEAPAQHPPRNPPVKAHAFSTSSLQAMFDRVDQSLKKDRLTIESVLRIQRPHSAPSTQKSVTKGATQESLRMMNFNTARIEHRRQQEELRQQKREQKQEAEGLKCQLMRDSRRERSLQRTLQSLEKQLEYNNMACQHMAKLQTARAERSRKESSLQEEEKRKECQRLQFLKAQHLQREELQAEYNQRNYDQDKKRQDMLRSRMQSRQETLEREIQEQDTQQRKREDAKWRAFQNRDHFQQKLEKECQKHYHLQQYLREQKLLMLRASLLS